In Actinoplanes derwentensis, the following proteins share a genomic window:
- a CDS encoding ISAs1 family transposase translates to MPQSVIPTTDPASSATVGEASFTPSCHGLLELFLAVSDGRSDQGRDHPVAVVLALVAAATVAGLKGYSAMSGWVADVPCHILDGLYTRAEARPAGRPSRSTLWRVCTDTDTDVLDAVIAEWTTTQQTATSTDTPIQVRLDGKTVRGAVDIDGEQLHLLSALAGPPHQGSAAVVIAQAPTDGAKTREPATARALLESLDLRDVTVTADALHTVKATAELIHQQGGHFVLPVKENRHALFDALDALPWTDTPIGHESTDTGHGRTTRPTIRVLPTPPGLPFPHVKQVWLIERYVTHSNGKQSAAAQLGVTSHPADQAGPAELAAFNRGHWAIETLHFIRDTCYREDHSHVRTRSGPRVLASLRNLAINALRLAGRTDITEATRWANRDMTRPFTILGLTR, encoded by the coding sequence GTGCCGCAGTCTGTCATCCCCACCACCGATCCAGCATCGTCGGCGACCGTCGGCGAGGCCTCGTTCACGCCTTCGTGTCACGGTCTGCTGGAGTTGTTCCTCGCCGTTTCTGACGGCCGTTCGGACCAGGGCCGTGATCATCCGGTCGCGGTCGTGCTCGCGCTGGTCGCGGCGGCCACGGTAGCCGGTTTGAAGGGCTACAGCGCGATGAGCGGCTGGGTCGCCGACGTGCCCTGCCACATCCTCGACGGCCTGTACACGCGGGCCGAAGCCCGCCCGGCAGGGCGGCCATCACGCTCGACACTCTGGCGGGTCTGCACCGACACCGACACCGATGTCCTGGACGCGGTGATCGCCGAGTGGACCACCACCCAGCAGACCGCCACCAGCACCGACACCCCGATCCAGGTGCGCCTGGACGGCAAGACCGTCCGCGGCGCCGTCGACATCGACGGTGAACAACTGCACCTGCTGTCCGCTCTGGCCGGCCCACCGCACCAGGGATCAGCGGCCGTCGTCATCGCCCAAGCGCCGACCGACGGCGCCAAGACCCGCGAACCGGCCACCGCCCGTGCCCTGCTCGAGTCTCTCGACCTACGCGACGTCACGGTCACCGCCGACGCCCTGCACACCGTCAAAGCCACCGCCGAACTCATCCACCAGCAGGGTGGCCACTTCGTCCTACCGGTCAAAGAGAACCGGCACGCCCTGTTCGACGCCCTCGACGCCCTGCCCTGGACCGACACTCCGATCGGCCACGAGAGCACTGACACCGGGCACGGCCGCACCACCCGCCCCACCATCCGGGTCCTACCCACTCCACCCGGCCTGCCGTTCCCGCACGTCAAACAGGTCTGGCTGATCGAACGCTACGTCACCCACAGCAACGGCAAACAGTCCGCAGCCGCACAACTCGGCGTCACCAGCCACCCCGCCGACCAAGCCGGACCCGCCGAACTGGCCGCGTTCAACCGCGGCCACTGGGCCATCGAAACCCTGCACTTCATCAGGGACACCTGCTACCGCGAGGACCACTCCCACGTCCGCACCCGCTCCGGACCCCGCGTCCTCGCATCGCTACGCAACCTCGCCATCAACGCCCTACGCCTGGCAGGCCGCACCGACATCACCGAAGCCACCCGCTGGGCCAACCGCGACATGACCAGGCCATTCACCATCCTCGGTCTCACCAGATGA